The following proteins come from a genomic window of Flavobacterium crocinum:
- a CDS encoding fumarate hydratase, with protein sequence MIDFIYQDPYPILKDDTQYRKITSDFVKVEQFGEREVLTVDPKGLELLAEEALTDVSFMLRTTHLQKLRKILDDPEATDNDRFVAYNLLQNASVAAEGQLPSCQDTGTAIVMAKKGESIFTGVDDAEWLSRGIFNTYQKRNLRYSQIVPISMFEEKNSGSNLPAQIDIYAKKGTSYDFLFMAKGGGSANKTYLYQQTKSLLNEKSLDEFIRTKIKDLGTSACPPYHLALVIGGTSAEANLSAVKKASAGYYDHLPTTGNMAGQAFRDHEWEERVQKICQESAIGAQFGGKYFTHDVRVIRLPRHAASCPVGLGVSCSADRNIKGKITKDGIFVEQLEVNPKQFLPETAPHLEAPVEIDLDQPMADILAKLSQYPVKTRLKLNGTVIVARDIAHAKIKELLDAGKPMPDYFKNHPVYYAGPAKTPDGMASGSFGPTTAGRMDVYVDEFQKNGGSMIMLAKGNRTKQVTDACNKYGGFYLGSIGGPAAILAQDNILKVEVVDFEELGMEAVRKITVKDFPAFIITDDKGNDFFANL encoded by the coding sequence ATGATTGATTTTATATACCAAGATCCTTATCCGATCTTAAAGGATGATACGCAGTATCGCAAAATCACCTCAGATTTTGTAAAAGTAGAACAATTTGGAGAACGCGAAGTTTTAACTGTTGATCCAAAAGGTTTAGAATTATTAGCTGAAGAAGCTTTAACTGATGTTTCGTTTATGTTGCGAACGACACATTTGCAAAAACTAAGAAAAATTCTAGACGATCCAGAAGCTACAGACAACGATCGTTTTGTTGCTTACAATTTACTTCAAAATGCTTCAGTAGCAGCCGAAGGTCAGTTACCGAGTTGTCAGGATACAGGAACAGCTATTGTAATGGCTAAAAAAGGAGAAAGTATCTTTACAGGTGTTGATGATGCTGAATGGTTGAGCCGAGGAATTTTTAATACATACCAAAAAAGAAACTTACGTTATTCGCAGATTGTCCCGATTTCGATGTTTGAAGAAAAAAATTCAGGTTCAAATCTTCCTGCACAGATTGATATTTATGCTAAAAAAGGAACTTCGTATGACTTTTTGTTTATGGCAAAAGGCGGAGGATCTGCAAACAAAACCTATTTATATCAACAGACAAAATCTTTGTTGAATGAAAAATCATTAGATGAATTCATTCGTACCAAAATCAAAGATTTAGGAACTTCAGCTTGTCCTCCATACCACTTAGCTTTAGTAATCGGTGGAACTTCTGCTGAAGCGAACTTAAGTGCTGTTAAAAAAGCTTCTGCAGGATATTATGATCATCTTCCAACTACTGGAAACATGGCTGGTCAGGCTTTTCGTGATCACGAATGGGAAGAACGTGTTCAGAAAATCTGTCAGGAAAGTGCTATTGGAGCTCAGTTTGGCGGAAAATACTTTACGCACGATGTTCGTGTAATTCGTTTACCGCGTCACGCAGCTTCTTGTCCGGTTGGATTGGGAGTTTCTTGCTCTGCAGACCGAAACATCAAAGGAAAAATTACGAAAGACGGAATCTTCGTTGAGCAGTTAGAAGTAAATCCAAAACAATTTTTACCGGAAACAGCTCCACATTTAGAAGCGCCTGTAGAAATTGATTTAGATCAGCCGATGGCCGATATTTTAGCCAAATTGTCTCAATATCCAGTTAAAACACGTTTAAAACTAAACGGAACTGTAATTGTTGCCAGAGATATCGCTCACGCCAAAATCAAAGAATTATTAGACGCTGGAAAACCAATGCCTGATTATTTCAAAAATCACCCGGTTTATTATGCTGGTCCTGCTAAAACACCGGACGGAATGGCTTCTGGAAGTTTTGGCCCAACTACTGCCGGCCGTATGGATGTTTATGTAGATGAATTCCAGAAAAATGGCGGAAGCATGATTATGCTGGCGAAAGGAAACCGTACCAAACAAGTTACAGATGCCTGCAACAAATACGGCGGATTCTATTTAGGTTCTATCGGTGGTCCTGCTGCTATTTTGGCTCAGGACAATATCTTAAAAGTAGAAGTTGTTGACTTTGAAGAGTTAGGAATGGAAGCGGTTCGTAAAATCACCGTAAAAGATTTCCCTGCATTTATTATCACTGATGATAAAGGAAATGATTTCTTTGCAAATTTATAA
- the tnpA gene encoding IS200/IS605 family transposase: MANTYHQIYIQVVFAVKYRDALIEEKWRSKLLGVIGNLINETGCKTIIVNGVEDHVHCLLGLKPTITISELMKTVKAKSSKYINDNTLTKSKFSWQEGYGVFSYSQSQIDSVYKYIQNQNEHHKKQSFNEEYLNFLNKFSIQYDENFIFENLK; the protein is encoded by the coding sequence ATGGCAAACACATATCATCAAATTTATATTCAGGTTGTTTTCGCTGTAAAATATAGAGATGCTCTAATTGAGGAGAAATGGAGATCGAAATTACTAGGTGTAATTGGAAATCTGATTAATGAAACAGGATGTAAAACAATTATCGTTAACGGTGTTGAAGATCATGTTCATTGTCTTTTAGGATTAAAACCAACAATTACAATTTCAGAATTAATGAAAACTGTAAAGGCAAAGTCATCTAAATACATAAACGACAATACATTGACAAAATCCAAATTCTCCTGGCAGGAAGGTTACGGGGTTTTCTCTTACAGTCAATCTCAAATTGATTCTGTGTATAAATACATTCAAAATCAAAATGAACATCACAAAAAACAAAGCTTTAATGAGGAATATTTAAATTTTCTGAATAAATTTAGCATCCAATACGATGAAAATTTTATTTTTGAAAATCTAAAATAA
- a CDS encoding metallophosphoesterase family protein: MRTFVIGDIHGGLLALEQVIERAKVTTEDTLIFLGDYVDGWSQSVEVIDYLIDLKGKQNCICIRGNHDQLALDWLEERHDDFDEEMWYKHGGKATVEGYAKISEEKKRTHIEFLENLQDYYLDDQNRLFVHAGFTNLNGVKWEYFSKLFYWDRTLWETALSLDPKLKEDDVNYPKRFTVYKEVYIGHTPVTRIGETIPVNRACVWNVDTGAAFRGPLTILDINTKEYWQSEPLNELYFNEKGRN; this comes from the coding sequence ATGCGAACATTTGTTATAGGTGACATTCATGGCGGATTACTTGCACTTGAACAAGTGATTGAAAGAGCCAAAGTTACCACAGAAGATACACTAATTTTTTTGGGCGATTATGTTGACGGCTGGAGTCAGTCTGTTGAAGTAATCGACTATTTGATCGATTTAAAAGGCAAACAAAACTGCATTTGTATAAGAGGAAATCACGATCAGCTGGCATTAGACTGGCTTGAAGAGAGACACGATGATTTTGATGAAGAAATGTGGTACAAACACGGCGGTAAAGCTACTGTTGAAGGCTATGCTAAAATCTCTGAAGAAAAAAAACGCACTCATATTGAATTTCTGGAAAATCTTCAGGATTACTATCTTGATGATCAAAACCGTTTGTTTGTTCATGCCGGATTTACCAATTTAAATGGAGTAAAATGGGAATATTTTTCTAAACTATTTTACTGGGACAGAACACTTTGGGAAACAGCTCTTTCTTTGGATCCAAAATTAAAAGAGGATGATGTAAACTATCCGAAGAGATTTACCGTTTATAAAGAAGTTTACATTGGACATACTCCTGTTACAAGAATTGGAGAAACGATTCCGGTAAACAGAGCCTGCGTCTGGAACGTCGATACAGGTGCAGCATTTAGGGGACCGCTTACCATTTTGGATATCAACACCAAGGAATACTGGCAAAGCGAGCCACTAAACGAATTGTATTTTAACGAAAAAGGTAGGAATTAG
- a CDS encoding DUF6646 family protein gives MKKVITLLFLVSFGFINAQQAFKGKGDVKVNVGANLQDGGSGIQGSVDFGLGENFSFGFVANYILGFDNFNGNYHGSTNAYYDAEPDFGDRFDAKARINANLSSVIGVEQLDVYPGLSLGLHNFGGHVGGRYFFTEGFGVFTEIGFPIAKYGSNNDPFYHLNNQATFSLGASFNL, from the coding sequence ATGAAAAAGGTTATTACACTCTTGTTTTTAGTTTCATTTGGATTCATCAATGCACAACAGGCTTTTAAAGGTAAAGGTGATGTTAAAGTAAACGTTGGTGCTAACTTACAAGATGGTGGTTCCGGAATTCAGGGATCTGTTGATTTTGGTTTAGGAGAAAACTTCTCTTTTGGTTTTGTTGCCAACTATATACTTGGTTTTGATAATTTTAACGGTAACTACCACGGAAGTACAAATGCTTATTATGATGCGGAACCGGATTTTGGTGATCGTTTTGATGCAAAAGCAAGAATCAACGCTAACTTATCTAGTGTAATTGGAGTTGAACAATTAGACGTTTATCCTGGATTAAGCTTAGGTTTACACAATTTTGGAGGACACGTCGGAGGTCGTTACTTCTTTACTGAAGGATTTGGTGTTTTCACAGAAATCGGATTTCCAATTGCAAAATATGGTTCAAACAATGATCCTTTTTATCATTTGAATAATCAGGCTACTTTTAGTTTAGGAGCTTCTTTTAATTTATAA
- a CDS encoding CoA transferase subunit B, with protein MLTKEDIAKRIAKEVKDRYFVNLGIGIPTLVANYVREDIAVEFQSENGVLGMGPFPFEGEEDADIINAGKQTITTLPGASFFDSAFSFGMIRSQKVDLTILGAMEVSENGDIANWKIPGKMVKGMGGAMDLVASAENIIVAMMHVNKAGESKILKRCTLPLTGVGCVKKVVTELAVLEVTEKGFKLLERAPGVSVEHIIASTEADLIIEGEIPEMTI; from the coding sequence ATGTTAACAAAAGAAGATATAGCAAAACGTATTGCAAAAGAGGTTAAGGACAGATACTTTGTAAATCTTGGAATTGGAATTCCAACCTTAGTTGCCAATTACGTCAGAGAAGATATAGCAGTCGAATTCCAAAGCGAAAACGGAGTTCTCGGAATGGGGCCTTTTCCCTTTGAAGGTGAAGAAGATGCCGATATTATTAATGCAGGAAAACAAACTATTACAACACTTCCGGGAGCCAGTTTCTTTGATTCTGCTTTTAGTTTTGGAATGATCCGAAGCCAGAAAGTCGATTTGACGATTCTGGGCGCAATGGAAGTTTCTGAAAACGGCGATATTGCCAATTGGAAAATTCCGGGTAAAATGGTAAAAGGAATGGGAGGCGCAATGGATTTGGTGGCTTCCGCCGAAAATATTATTGTGGCAATGATGCACGTGAACAAAGCAGGAGAATCAAAAATATTAAAAAGATGTACTTTGCCATTAACTGGAGTAGGATGCGTTAAAAAGGTCGTAACTGAGCTTGCAGTTCTCGAAGTAACGGAAAAGGGTTTTAAGCTCTTAGAACGAGCGCCAGGTGTCTCAGTGGAGCACATCATCGCCTCAACGGAAGCTGATTTGATTATTGAAGGAGAAATTCCCGAAATGACGATCTAG
- a CDS encoding NAD-dependent epimerase/dehydratase family protein, giving the protein MTQISILGCGWLGLPLAKRLIEKGYSVNGSTTSENKLSILENAGIKSFLVALESENISESIIDFLAESKILIIDIPPKLRSENPDSEKKVFVEKIKNLIPFIEKSTIEKVLFISSTSVYGDDNNLVTEETIPNPETESGKQLLLAEALLQSNPNFETTILRFGGLIGEDRHPVKFLAGKENLENPDTPVNLIHQKDCIAIIEEIIKQSKWNEVFNAVAPFHPTREEYYTQKAKDLNLVLPKFISEKSNIKKTISSGKIETILNYQFKLENY; this is encoded by the coding sequence ATGACACAAATAAGCATATTAGGTTGCGGTTGGCTTGGACTTCCTCTAGCAAAAAGGCTAATCGAAAAAGGATATTCGGTAAACGGATCCACAACTTCTGAAAACAAACTTTCAATATTAGAAAATGCTGGAATAAAGTCTTTTTTAGTTGCGCTTGAAAGCGAAAATATCTCAGAATCTATAATTGATTTTTTAGCAGAGAGCAAAATCTTAATCATTGACATTCCCCCTAAGTTACGAAGTGAAAATCCTGATTCTGAAAAGAAAGTTTTTGTTGAGAAAATCAAAAATCTGATTCCTTTTATAGAAAAATCAACTATTGAAAAAGTACTTTTTATAAGTTCTACTTCAGTTTATGGAGATGACAATAACTTGGTTACAGAGGAAACCATTCCAAATCCTGAAACAGAAAGTGGCAAACAATTGCTTTTAGCGGAAGCTTTACTTCAAAGCAATCCAAACTTCGAAACTACAATTCTACGTTTCGGCGGATTAATTGGAGAAGATCGTCATCCTGTCAAATTTTTAGCTGGAAAAGAAAACCTTGAAAATCCGGATACTCCAGTGAATTTAATTCATCAAAAAGATTGTATCGCTATCATCGAAGAAATTATAAAACAGTCAAAGTGGAATGAAGTTTTTAATGCCGTTGCTCCTTTTCATCCAACAAGAGAGGAATACTATACACAAAAAGCAAAAGATTTAAATCTGGTTTTACCGAAATTCATTTCTGAAAAATCAAACATTAAAAAGACTATTTCTAGCGGAAAAATTGAGACAATTTTAAACTATCAATTTAAGCTGGAGAATTATTAA
- a CDS encoding 3'-5' exonuclease — protein sequence MIEKINLNNILFLDIETVPEEENFNSLDAEMQSLWDLKTQYQRKDEFSPEEFYERAGIWAEFGKIICISVGFFTIKRDVRNFRVTSFFGEEKKILKDFSNLIINHFNQPQHLLCGHNSKEFDIPFIARRMIINQLPIPDKLNLFGKKPWEIPHLDTLELWKFGDYKHFTSLKLLTKILGVPSPKGDIDGSQVAHVYYVEKDIDRIITYCEKDTIAVAQIFLRLRREDLLIDDEIIHV from the coding sequence ATGATTGAAAAGATAAATCTAAATAACATTCTCTTTCTTGATATAGAAACCGTTCCAGAAGAAGAAAACTTCAATTCGCTTGACGCGGAAATGCAGTCGCTGTGGGATTTGAAAACACAATACCAGCGAAAAGACGAATTCTCTCCGGAAGAATTTTACGAACGTGCCGGAATTTGGGCAGAATTTGGAAAAATCATCTGTATTTCTGTTGGATTTTTTACCATCAAAAGAGACGTTCGAAATTTTAGGGTTACTTCTTTTTTTGGAGAAGAAAAGAAAATCCTTAAAGACTTTTCTAATCTAATCATTAATCATTTTAATCAGCCTCAGCATTTATTGTGCGGACATAATTCGAAAGAGTTTGATATTCCGTTTATTGCAAGAAGAATGATTATAAACCAACTGCCAATTCCGGACAAATTGAATTTATTTGGAAAGAAACCTTGGGAAATTCCGCATCTGGATACTTTAGAATTGTGGAAATTTGGCGATTATAAGCATTTTACTTCTCTAAAACTGCTGACTAAGATTCTCGGTGTTCCATCGCCAAAAGGCGATATTGATGGAAGTCAGGTTGCTCATGTTTACTACGTTGAGAAAGATATTGATCGAATTATAACCTATTGCGAAAAAGATACTATTGCCGTGGCTCAGATATTTCTTCGTTTGAGAAGAGAAGATTTATTGATTGATGACGAGATTATTCATGTTTAA
- a CDS encoding winged helix DNA-binding domain-containing protein, translated as MIHSEISHHRMTAQKLFKTTQCSPQEVVKHFGAMQAQDYAMAKWAVGSRCDASEKEIEEAVNSGQIIRTHILRPTWHFVAADDIYWMLDIAGSQVKRMAVSGAKKFGVDLKKLDQFNSKIEKALAGNNHLTRDEIMLELNIKKTSKEDFLGAAIMMNAEQDGLVCNGRMKGKQITYALLEELVDKPKTKLTKEEGIAKLAQRYFESHGPATLLDFSWWSGFSPTLCKSAIDAIELHLNHITIDNQTFWFGKNYREENLFRESVHFLPAFDEILISYKTREVSFSGNHQSKTFTNNGIFKPIILENGKVIGIWKRTIKKDYIKIETEFFNETESSKKEVLFEGIKAFENYIGTKIVIE; from the coding sequence ATGATTCATTCTGAAATTTCACATCATCGTATGACTGCTCAAAAGTTGTTTAAAACAACTCAATGCTCTCCTCAAGAAGTTGTAAAACATTTTGGTGCGATGCAGGCGCAGGATTATGCTATGGCAAAATGGGCTGTTGGATCCCGATGCGATGCTTCTGAAAAAGAAATCGAAGAAGCCGTAAATTCAGGTCAGATTATTCGAACTCATATATTGCGTCCGACCTGGCATTTTGTTGCTGCCGATGATATTTATTGGATGCTGGATATTGCCGGTTCACAAGTAAAAAGAATGGCAGTTTCCGGTGCTAAGAAATTTGGAGTCGATCTTAAAAAATTAGATCAATTCAATAGTAAAATTGAAAAAGCACTGGCAGGAAATAATCATCTTACGCGAGATGAAATCATGCTGGAACTCAATATCAAAAAAACTTCCAAAGAAGATTTTCTGGGTGCCGCCATTATGATGAATGCAGAACAAGATGGTTTGGTCTGCAACGGAAGAATGAAAGGCAAACAAATTACGTATGCTTTACTTGAAGAACTTGTCGATAAACCAAAAACAAAACTGACTAAAGAAGAAGGTATCGCCAAACTTGCTCAACGCTATTTTGAGAGTCACGGCCCGGCAACTTTGCTTGATTTTTCGTGGTGGTCTGGTTTTTCTCCAACACTTTGTAAATCAGCTATTGATGCAATTGAGTTGCATTTAAACCATATTACTATTGATAATCAAACATTTTGGTTCGGAAAAAATTATAGAGAGGAGAATCTCTTTCGCGAAAGCGTCCATTTTCTTCCGGCATTCGATGAGATTTTAATTTCGTACAAAACCCGTGAAGTTTCCTTTTCAGGAAATCATCAATCCAAAACTTTTACTAATAACGGCATTTTTAAACCAATCATTTTAGAAAACGGAAAAGTAATTGGAATCTGGAAAAGAACCATTAAAAAAGATTACATTAAAATTGAAACGGAATTCTTTAATGAAACAGAAAGTTCTAAAAAAGAAGTTTTGTTTGAAGGAATTAAAGCTTTTGAAAATTATATTGGAACTAAAATTGTGATTGAATAA
- a CDS encoding PAS domain-containing protein translates to MKDTNSDDLLQRNTVPILSWDFHYEYVKELKDLTADLEKMNQISTQFTWDEKKLNIKERIKEEVVLVTDLDLKIVFASSGIKKMTGYKAEEILGKTPKMFQGPATSKKTLKEIREALTKKVPFEKTLDNYRKNGKTYKCKIDASPVYNLKGEVSHFIAFEKQDLSA, encoded by the coding sequence ATGAAAGATACGAACTCTGACGATTTATTACAACGAAATACTGTTCCGATCCTTTCTTGGGATTTTCATTATGAATATGTAAAAGAATTAAAAGATTTAACTGCAGATTTGGAAAAGATGAATCAGATTTCTACTCAATTTACCTGGGATGAAAAAAAGCTGAATATCAAAGAAAGAATCAAGGAAGAAGTCGTTCTGGTTACCGATTTGGATTTGAAAATAGTTTTCGCTTCAAGCGGTATCAAAAAAATGACAGGTTACAAAGCAGAAGAAATTTTAGGCAAAACACCTAAGATGTTTCAAGGCCCGGCTACTTCAAAAAAGACTTTAAAAGAAATCAGGGAAGCTTTAACAAAGAAAGTTCCTTTTGAAAAAACACTTGATAATTACAGAAAAAACGGAAAAACATACAAATGTAAAATTGATGCTTCGCCAGTTTATAACCTAAAAGGAGAGGTTTCGCATTTTATAGCTTTTGAAAAACAGGACTTAAGTGCGTAA
- a CDS encoding nucleoside recognition domain-containing protein has protein sequence MVLSRFWLVIFISSIIFIVASLFTANTYTIDSVLNGKKDDPVLVSEKYVEELPSFIKDSITKAPDQTMIVNRDTLNADTTYVYKNKTVKIFSGLQKSDGLLPTCKSTLVDLILPLIAYLAFFCGLMELLIISGASGNLAKALSPVFVKVFPSIPKNHPSISYMTLNFAANFLGLDSAATPFGLKAMESLQEINPDKDKASDAQIMFMCLHASGLTLIATSIIGYRAAANASNPADVMLPCIITSFIGTIAAFLIVGIKQKINFKSASLLIGLMGLIAAIVGLLMYVNHLDLIGKNYFTSNLSGLILLTIIVFTLIFSFRHEQKFKDANTTVFDTFVVGANNGVKTGVTIFPYVLGMLVAISLFRNSGLFEIISDGIGFVFSNLGVSKEITNALPVAMLRPFSSAGSRGFLIDSMNTFGADSLTARLSSIFQCSAESTFYVIAVYFGSVNIKNTRYALGTMLLVDLICVITAIFVATWFF, from the coding sequence ATGGTATTGAGCAGATTTTGGTTAGTTATTTTTATTTCTTCAATTATTTTCATTGTTGCCAGTTTATTTACTGCCAATACTTATACCATTGATTCTGTTTTAAATGGAAAAAAAGACGATCCTGTTTTAGTTTCCGAAAAGTACGTTGAAGAGCTTCCTTCTTTTATCAAAGACAGCATTACAAAAGCGCCTGATCAAACCATGATCGTTAATCGTGATACGCTAAATGCCGACACGACTTACGTGTATAAAAATAAAACCGTAAAAATTTTCAGCGGACTTCAGAAATCTGACGGTTTATTGCCGACTTGCAAAAGCACTTTAGTCGATTTGATTTTACCGCTTATTGCGTATTTAGCCTTTTTCTGCGGCTTAATGGAACTTTTGATTATTTCCGGAGCATCTGGAAATTTGGCCAAAGCATTGAGTCCGGTTTTTGTAAAAGTTTTTCCAAGTATTCCGAAGAATCACCCTTCTATATCTTACATGACTTTAAATTTTGCTGCTAATTTCCTCGGATTGGATTCGGCTGCAACTCCATTTGGACTTAAAGCTATGGAAAGTTTACAGGAAATAAATCCGGATAAAGACAAAGCCAGCGATGCACAGATTATGTTTATGTGTCTGCATGCTTCTGGATTAACCTTAATTGCTACTTCAATTATTGGCTACCGTGCGGCTGCAAATGCAAGTAATCCAGCCGATGTAATGCTTCCGTGTATCATTACATCGTTTATTGGAACTATTGCGGCTTTCTTAATTGTGGGTATCAAACAGAAAATCAACTTTAAAAGTGCTTCACTTCTTATTGGTTTAATGGGATTAATTGCTGCTATAGTTGGTTTACTGATGTATGTGAATCATTTGGATTTAATTGGTAAAAACTACTTTACTTCTAATCTTTCTGGTTTAATATTATTGACTATTATCGTTTTCACATTGATTTTTTCTTTCAGACACGAACAAAAATTCAAAGATGCCAATACAACGGTTTTTGATACTTTCGTCGTGGGAGCAAATAATGGTGTTAAAACGGGAGTTACGATTTTCCCTTACGTTTTAGGAATGCTAGTTGCCATTTCATTATTCAGAAACAGCGGTTTGTTTGAAATTATAAGTGACGGAATCGGATTTGTATTTTCAAATCTGGGTGTAAGCAAAGAAATCACAAATGCTTTGCCAGTTGCTATGCTTCGTCCTTTTAGCTCTGCTGGCTCTCGTGGATTCTTGATTGATTCGATGAATACTTTTGGTGCCGATTCATTAACAGCAAGATTGAGCAGTATTTTCCAATGTAGCGCCGAAAGTACGTTTTATGTAATTGCTGTTTATTTTGGCTCTGTAAATATCAAAAATACGCGTTATGCTTTAGGCACAATGCTTTTGGTTGATTTGATTTGTGTGATTACGGCTATTTTTGTGGCGACTTGGTTTTTTTAA
- the dinB gene encoding DNA polymerase IV, protein MSETPTYRKIIHIDMDAFYASVEQMDNPELRGKPVAVGGSENRGVVSAASYEARKFGVRSAISGVLAKKYCPDIIFVRPRFDRYKEISSKIHKIFHEYTDLVEPLSLDEAYLDVTQNKKGNPSASLLAQEIRSRILSEVGLTASAGISINKFVAKIASDYNKPNGQKTVNPDEIEAFLEELPIRKFYGVGKVTTEKMYQLGIFTGTDLKSKSLEFLEKHFGKSGVFYYNVVRGIHNSEVKSSRITKSVAAEHTFDVNLSSEIFMMEQLERIAVSLEKRLKRHNISGKTITLKIKYSDFSQQTRSKTLPYFISDKSLIMENVEELLYQEKMKDSVRLLGISLSNLNTEEKKAVVVQLKFTF, encoded by the coding sequence ATGTCCGAAACACCAACATATCGCAAAATCATTCACATTGATATGGATGCTTTTTACGCATCGGTAGAGCAGATGGATAATCCGGAATTAAGAGGAAAACCGGTTGCTGTTGGTGGTTCAGAAAATAGAGGAGTGGTTTCGGCAGCAAGTTATGAAGCTCGTAAATTTGGTGTTCGAAGTGCGATCAGCGGGGTTTTGGCTAAAAAATACTGTCCGGATATCATCTTTGTCCGCCCAAGATTTGATCGTTACAAAGAGATTTCATCTAAAATTCATAAAATTTTTCATGAATATACCGACTTAGTTGAACCTCTTTCGCTTGACGAAGCGTATTTGGATGTTACCCAAAATAAAAAAGGAAATCCAAGCGCAAGTCTTCTAGCTCAAGAAATTAGATCAAGAATTCTCAGTGAAGTTGGTTTGACAGCTTCTGCGGGTATTTCAATTAATAAATTTGTTGCCAAGATTGCCAGCGATTATAATAAACCAAACGGACAAAAAACAGTAAATCCAGATGAAATCGAAGCTTTTTTGGAAGAGCTGCCGATTCGTAAATTTTATGGAGTAGGAAAAGTGACAACCGAAAAAATGTATCAGCTTGGAATTTTTACAGGAACTGATTTGAAAAGTAAATCATTAGAATTTCTGGAAAAACACTTCGGGAAATCGGGAGTTTTTTATTACAATGTCGTTCGTGGCATTCATAATAGTGAAGTAAAATCGTCTCGAATTACCAAATCTGTAGCAGCAGAACATACTTTTGATGTTAATCTTTCTTCAGAGATTTTTATGATGGAACAGTTGGAGAGAATTGCGGTTTCATTGGAAAAACGGCTCAAAAGGCACAATATTTCAGGTAAAACAATTACTTTGAAGATTAAGTACAGCGATTTTTCACAACAAACCAGAAGTAAAACCCTGCCGTATTTTATTTCGGATAAAAGCTTGATTATGGAAAACGTGGAAGAATTGTTATATCAGGAAAAAATGAAAGATTCGGTTCGTTTGCTCGGAATTTCTTTAAGTAATTTAAATACGGAAGAAAAAAAGGCTGTAGTTGTGCAACTAAAATTTACGTTTTAG
- a CDS encoding methylated-DNA--[protein]-cysteine S-methyltransferase, with translation METVYINSPLGITKIIGDENGIAVISVSDVGTTDVSNEIPEVLKEAVSQLNEYFQGKRTDFELKLNPQGTEFQQKVWKSLLEIPYGKTVSYMDQTKKLGDVKAIRAVASANGKNPLWIVIPCHRVIGTNGSLTGYAGGLSRKKWLLEHESPSAQQSLF, from the coding sequence ATGGAAACAGTTTACATCAACTCCCCTTTAGGAATTACCAAAATTATTGGAGATGAAAACGGTATTGCCGTAATTTCTGTTTCTGATGTTGGAACAACCGATGTTTCTAATGAAATTCCCGAAGTTTTAAAAGAAGCCGTTTCGCAATTAAATGAATATTTCCAAGGCAAAAGAACCGATTTTGAGCTCAAACTAAATCCGCAGGGAACCGAATTCCAGCAGAAAGTCTGGAAATCATTATTGGAAATTCCATACGGAAAAACGGTTAGCTACATGGATCAGACCAAAAAACTGGGCGATGTTAAAGCCATTCGTGCAGTAGCTTCGGCAAATGGTAAAAATCCGCTTTGGATTGTGATTCCCTGCCACAGAGTTATTGGCACAAACGGATCACTGACAGGATATGCAGGCGGATTGTCCCGCAAAAAATGGCTTTTGGAACACGAAAGTCCATCTGCTCAGCAAAGTTTGTTTTAA